Genomic window (Helianthus annuus cultivar XRQ/B chromosome 3, HanXRQr2.0-SUNRISE, whole genome shotgun sequence):
CCACTAATACGAAATACATATGGTGCCTTACCACTGTTGATACTCGAATCTACCTTTCCACCCATTGATGTGAAGGAGAACATAGAATTGTATCGTCGGATATTCTTTAAAAAGTACTTACTTTTTTCATTAGAATTTCCAAATAGATCCTTGTATACTGAAGTAGGTTCTTTCAAATCTGGAAGCTCCACTTTGCCATAACCACAACATAAACTATAAGTTAACTTACCCAATGTAATTCGACCTTTACCACCTTCGTCAGACCATAATAATGAATGACACATCTCGCATCTAAGGATTTGATTACCGTGATCCAAATAATCTgtaaacataacattcattttCAATTATGATTTtcataaattattaaaaaaatattatttaacttaAATCAAAGTAACATTGTTATTACCTGTGGATACACCTTTATAAGGGTCTTCAATGGAATGTAAATTTTCATTGTCGTCATCAGAAGTAAGATCTACCATTGGAATAGGTTCGATAATACGTTTCTTAGGTAAAATCTTTTGTTTACCAGATTTAAGCTTAGTCAACGtagaagaagatcgaagaatgttGTTACTGTTTTGTGTAACAATGTTtgaaacaatagaaaactgagaACTGCTAGGCGTATGGGTTGATTGGTTATTAAAAGTAATAGCACCTGTGAATGTCATAATTAAATGTTagtaaaacaaaattttgatTGTAATGCAAATCTacttcatacatatatatataaataattgaGATGATATATTCTTTTTAAATATTATCCGATTACTTACCAGTTGTTATGCCACTTAAGGGTATTGTCGTTGTTAAAGATGTAAAGTTACGCACTGTCTGAAAAGTATTAGATGACGAAGGAAGATTAGGATTATAATTTTCTTCGTCGGTTAACAGAGATTTGTTAACAATTTTAGAGGATCCTCTACCACTTGGTGCACTTCTTCTTTTATTTGACTTTGTTCGCCTATTATCAAGATAAATCTTCCGCATTTTTCTTCTATGAGCAGCAAGTAATGCTGAAATGTtcattttattaattttttaggTTGAAACAAAcagtttatatataaaataaaaaaatctatATTATAAACAAATTTCAATAAAAAAACGTTACATTAAAATATGACATACCATTTGAATTACAATATAAAGGGACTGAATCATCTGTAactaaatatattaaaaaaatagaatttATCAGTATAATACAAAAAATATTAAAGCAAAAAAGCTATTTGAAGAATTCTACAATGTAAAATTTTACCATTAGTAATGTTCGACAATGGTGTCCTTCCAAGTGTACCTAAacaattataaaataataaaagggaataaaaaaaatataataaaagaaacaaattaatttaaccgttaacgtaaaaaatAATTGTAAGAACAAAACTTACTGTTAATTGATTGCGGAACTAATGTGATATCACTCAAAGGGGTATTTTCTAATCTTCTCTTATTTAACATCTCCTAAATTATATAATTGAAAAACATACAAATTATATAAATGAAAAACATACAATTTATATAATTGAAAAACATAcataagaaataataaaaaaaagtaatcATCAAATAGCCGTTTATTTACTAACCCATCAATCAATAACTACTCCCCATAAAAAATTTCATCATTACAATATACACATCATTTCTcttacaaaactaaaacacaaACAACCGTCTTCTTCATCATCTAGGGCTTACAAAAATCAGAATTTCTAAATTGGAAGATAATCAAAGGGATTGCACCATACCTTCTCGGACGATTTTAAACAAAAAGGTATGATCCTTATCATCGATATACTACTCATTCA
Coding sequences:
- the LOC110932057 gene encoding uncharacterized protein LOC110932057; this encodes MLNKRRLENTPLSDITLVPQSINSTLGRTPLSNITNVTDDSVPLYCNSNALLAAHRRKMRKIYLDNRRTKSNKRRSAPSGRGSSKIVNKSLLTDEENYNPNLPSSSNTFQTVRNFTSLTTTIPLSGITTGAITFNNQSTHTPSSSQFSIVSNIVTQNSNNILRSSSTLTKLKSGKQKILPKKRIIEPIPMVDLTSDDDNENLHSIEDPYKGVSTDYLDHGNQILRCEMCHSLLWSDEGGKGRITLGKLTYSLCCGYGKVELPDLKEPTSVYKDLFGNSNEKSKYFLKNIRRYNSMFSFTSMGGKVDSSINSGKAPYVFRISGQNFHTLGGLVPAPGKDPKFSQLYIYDTDNEVSNRKRLFSESTNKSDSHLKQLDIQLIKFIKDFLDHNNELVKSYRIARNHFNENPNENFKLRLIYKRDLDGRTYNLPSTSEVAALIVGDLHKIIDHRDIVVESHTEGLQRISELHPSYLAL